In uncultured Desulfovibrio sp., the sequence GGCCGCGGCGCCGGTGCCAGAAGGCATAACGCGTGCCGCCCTCCTCCTTCTGGGGACGCACGGCCGCCACGCCGGCAAAGATGATGATGCAGGCCAGCAGACAGACCAGCCATTTGCCGGGCACATAGGCATTGAGGCTGCCCCCCGGGATGCCCCCCACAAAACCGCCCACGGCCAGGGGCAGGCTGGCCTTCCAGTCAAACCAGCCCCGCTTCCGAAAGGTGGCAATGGCAAAGAGACTGGGCACCATGAAGGAAGAAAGCGTAATGGCCATGGCAGAATGGGTTTCCATTCCTTCCCAGTACATGAAGGCCGGCGGCAGAACGATGCCGCCCACCCCGGTGGTGCCGCAGAGCACACCTACCACGATACAAAAAATGAAGACACCCAGAGACATGCTTTCCTCGATAAGGTTGTCGTGACAGGGATCAGCACCAGCCGTCCGCATCCAGCAGACCGCTGGACGCCAG encodes:
- a CDS encoding sulfite exporter TauE/SafE family protein, which encodes MSLGVFIFCIVVGVLCGTTGVGGIVLPPAFMYWEGMETHSAMAITLSSFMVPSLFAIATFRKRGWFDWKASLPLAVGGFVGGIPGGSLNAYVPGKWLVCLLACIIIFAGVAAVRPQKEEGGTRYAFWHRRRGLFCIGAFTGFMAGMTGAGGAVLSIPWMVAVGYSPLISMGAAMLMQVGIILTATVGNAMAGHMLWGALFWLTVALVLGFWIGMRIVMYLPVRTLRIIIGVLCVGLGFFLLFRNLLG